The Blastopirellula marina genomic sequence CTCCCAAGCTTGTTGCCCCAACGGGGTAAGCCAGCGTCGCGGCACCTACCACCCAGGCCGACGCCGTGCGGATCCCTGCGATGATGGTTGGCGATGCCAACGGCAGTTCCACAATACGCAGCCGTTGCCACTTGTTCAGCCCAATGCCATCGGCCGCTTCGATACAGCCTGGATCGACCGTCTTCATACCGGCGATCGTGTTTCGCAGGATCGGCAGAATGCTGTACAACACCAGCGCAATCCAGGCCGGCAGGATGCCGGTCCGATCCAACGCAAAGACCATGATCGCCAGCAAAGCCATCCCAGGAATCGTTTGAATGACGTTGGCGATCGTCACCGCGATTCTTTCCCACTGGGGACGCCTTGAACAGAAAATCCCTAACGGAATACTGATTAGCACCCCTGCCAGAAGCGAGGTAAACGCCAGAAAGATGTGCCCACCCAGTCGATCTGGCAGAAAGCTCAGTTGATACGGCAATCGAGCCCAGAAGTCAGCGTCGAACATGATTCGATTCCTGTTCCCTCACCCCTGAGGGGAGAGGGTTAGGGTGAGGGGTTATGTTGTGGTAATGGAAGGAAGAAGACGTTGGACGGAAGACGCAACTCAAAGTCAACATTTCTTTGTGATGGCAAGTGAGCACTTCGTTCACTGCTTCACCCTAGCCCTCTCCCCACAGGGGCAAAGGGACCGGAGCTTAATCGCTCAGTTCTCGAACGAGTTCGCCGTGTCGGCGAGGTGTTTCCAGGAGCTTCGCAACATAGTCGTCGCCTGGGTTTTGCAGAAGTTCTTTTGGCGTACCGATGCGTAAGATCTCGCCGACGTTCATCACGGCAATGATGTCGGCCAGGAGCAATGCTTCGGCCATGTCGTGCGTGACGATCACGGCAGTCAAACCGAGCGAACGCTGAAGGCGGCTAAATTCGATTTGCAGCGTATCGCGTGTTACCGGGTCGAGAGCGCCAAACGGTTCGTCCAGCAGCATCACCTTGGGCTCGGCAGCGAGTGCCCTGGCAAACCCAACGCGTTGCCGCTGCCCGCCAGAGAGTTCGCTGGGCAAGCGTTGGGCAAAGGTCTCGTGTGGAAGATCGACCATATCCAATAATTGGTTGGCCTTGGCCGCGCGCTCCCCTGCTGGCATACCTTGTAGCTTTAATAGCAGAGTCACGTTGTCGGCCACGTTCATATGCGGCAGAAGCCCGATGCTTTGAAAGACGTAGCCGATCCGGCGACGAAGCTGAACGGGATCTTGGTGGGTGATATCTTCGCCGCCAACCAGGATGCTGCCCGAGGTGGGCTCGATCAGACGATTGATCATCTTTACGGTCGTGCTTTTACCACTGCCACTCCCTCCCAGCAGTGCGAGCACTTTCCCATCCGGCACTTCGAGCGAGACATTCTTCACCGCGAAGGTCTTCCCATCATCCCATGATTTGCTGAGGTTCTTGAGTTGAATCATCGGTTTTTCTCGCGTCACTTGGGAGCTGAACGGGCTCAGGAACGTCTGGAAAGCGACGTCCACTCACCAGTTAAAGCGAAAAAGGATGATCATTAGGACAGAAACTTTTTCGCCTCTTTTTGCCGAGGTTGTAGCCTAACCGATCACTTCGCCGCTGGCCTCCCCTTCTTCATCCGATTCCTCATCGATGGGATCTTGATCAGGCTGAGACTCCTTCTTCTTTTCCAGCAGCGGTTCCAGCTGATGGGTAAGGCGTTCGTACTGTTCTTGAATGATCTTCAGGTCAGCCGGGTGATGCGGTTGCTCCAGAGCACCTTCCATGGTCAGCCGTGCTTGATGCAACACATCCGCGGCATGGTCTCCATGCGATACGGCGTCGGCGATTCGCTGGTAACCTTCCATCAATCGCTGCGAAACGGCCGCACTGCTGACGGCATAGCTACGCATCTGATCGAACGCCGCGTGCATCACGCTGGTAAAAGTTTGACGGTCGACGATCAGGCGTAGATGACCGTCGTGATCGAAACGATTAGCAGCCGGCATCTGCCGCTGAGCCAATTGAGCCAATGCCGAAGAGAGCCGATCGATACAATTGACTGCCGTGTACGGATCATTAATGCCAGGACTAAGAGCACGGACCCCCATTTGCGAAAGTTCGTGTACCGAGCAATTCACATCTTGCCAGGGCGTGCGATTATTGCCAATGAAAAAGGCGTTGTTGATCGCTCGAGACAATGCGTTCTCGTCCACTTGCTCCCCCACGGCGACGCGGGCCAGTGGTTCACCGCGGGAAAGAAAATCGCCGGGACGCTTGGGAAGTTCGATGATCAAGTTGTGCCGGACAGCCAGCGTGATCAGGTCGTCTCCTTCGATTCCCTGAATATAACCTTCGCGATTCGACCGAATCGTGACGCCGTTCTCCAAGGCTTTCCACTCCTGGTCCGTGACCTCGCGCTCGTGGGAATTCTGCTTGGGCGGTGGATCGCCAATCTCATCCGGAAAGATTCGCTCCATCGAATGGCGCAAGTCGGCGGCCAGACTGGCCACAATCTCAGGGGCCTGGGCAATCATGGCGACATGGTGGATGAAATAGAGCAAGATCATCAGACTTCCCAACGCAAAGATGATCGCTGCCATGACGGACAGGTGCGGAATGAAGAAGTTGTCTTCACCCAACTTTCGCACCATTTTCAGTACCACCAGACTATAGACGGCGGTTCCCATGAACGCCCCGATCGTCCACTGGGTGGTTCGATCGCCGAGCCGACTGCGCAGCACGCGTGATCCAAACTGCGAAGAGGTGATTGAAAGCGTGACCATCTCCATCGAAAGCACCACACCGGCCACTGTGATCATGCCACCAGCAATGGTCGATAAAACGGTCTGGGCTCCATTGGTGGTAGTTTCCAACCAGAAAATATCTTCCCACGATCTTTTTAACGAGTAGTCGATCCCCAGCATCGCGATGGCAACCAGGACACCGCCTAACGTACAAAGAACAGGCACAAACCAGAGGCTATGCTGCAAACGATCCCAGTAATTCAACAGCTTTTTCGGAGACAACATGGAGTACGTCATAGCTTAAGGAGAGATCTAGATCCCAGTTTCCTCTTGCGGATCTACTCAAGATCATAAACAACCGCCAAGGACGAGACGAACTCAAATTGAAATCGCACGAGTTGCCTTTCTGATACGCAGCGTAGGGATTTCCGCTGGCAAAAGGGGGTTGCCTAGCGAAACTAGATGAATGACTCTACAATCCGAAGCACCCCCAACTAACGGTACTTGCGGAACACGATGATCTTACAAGTCTGGGGCATTCGAGATTCCATGAAGAAGAAACGTGAATACGAGCTTTGCGCTGGTCGATTAAAGGCCCTCGCCGATCCTGATCGTTTGCGGCTTGTAGAACAGTTGTTCTCTGGCCCACTGAACGTCAGTCAGTTGTCAGAAGCCCTTGAAGAAGAGATCGTGAAGATCTCGCACCATCTGGGTGTACTACGGCACGCCGATGTCGTTCGGACCGAGAAACAGGGGCGTTTCGTAATTTACTCGCTGCATCCCGATGTCGTCGCCGTTGGCAGAGACGAGTCGATGGCCCAGGCCCGTCGCATCGATTTTGGATGCTGCTCGGTTGAGCTCGAATCGAAGTAGCTTCTTTCCGCGCGAAAGCCTTTGACGCCGCTTGTCGGGGATTCCATAATCGGGGCTCCCCTAAGCCTCCTGGATCGCTCGATCTGACCCATGAGAGCCCCTTGGCGACCCTGTTTGCTGCGAGAAAACAACAATGCCGCGCTTTCATGTCGAAAAGTCGATCGAAATTGCTGCGCCCCCACAAACCGTCTACGAAAAGGTCGTCGACTACGCAACATGGACAATTTGGTCTCCCTGGCTGTGTGCCGAACCCGATGCCCACGTAACAGTCAGCGAGAATTCGAACTCACAGGGATCCCTCTATAAGTGGTCTGGTGAAGTGGTCGGCGCTGGCGAGCTCGAGCACTTCAAACTCGACCCTCACCGGCGGATTGAAGACGAGATTCGTTTTTTCAAACCTTTCGCTTCGAAGTCGAACGTTGTCTTTGATGTCGAACCATCCGGGCTGGGAACCAAGCTTACCTGGCAGATGGATGGCTCCCTTCCTTGGTTCATGTTTTGGATGACCGGCATGATGAAGGGCTTCATCGGGATGGACTACGACCGCGGTCTCAAGATGCTCAAAGAGTGGATCGAGACGGGCACCATCAACAGCAAGACCAACATCCTTGGCATCCAGAAAGTCGGTCCCGTTTATATGGCCGGCCTGCGGCGTACGAGTTCCTTGAAGGACATCGGCGGAACCATGCAAGGAGCCATGGGGCAGATGATGGATCTCTATGCCCGGCATAATTTGCCCAGCGACGGCCCGTTGATGGCGGCCTACCACAAGTTCGACATTGGAAAACAGACTTGTGAGTTCACCATTGGAAAGATTCTACCGTCGGGCGATATCGACGCGCCGGCACCGCTCGAGAAATGGTTGTGCCCTCAAACCGATGCATTCTGCGTCGAGCACCTGGGGGACTACAATCACCTGGGCAACGGCTGGAGCGCCGCCAATCAGCACGTCCGGTACAAGAAACTGAAACAGCGCGGGTGCAGTGCGTTTGAGATCTACGAAAACAATCCGGACGAGACCCCGATTGATCAACTGCGCACAAAGATCTACCTTCCACTGAAATAACTTCCCACCTTTTCCCCCACACCGGCGTGCCGCTGCATGCCTTTAGGAGCCGTGCATGAGTCAGGATGTCGATCCGAATCCCCAGGAAGATGAAGGCGGACCCGACTGGATCGCGATCGGCGTCACCATCGCCGCGCTCGTCCTGCTGGTCGCTTTCTCTCCTTGGGTGCTGAACTTTCAACTCGGATTTCTGATCATTCAGGTCGTGTTGATCTCGATCGTCATTTGGCAAGCATGCGATCCCTTTGCCGACGCGGCCCAGTGGGTTGGCGAAACGCTCCGCCTGCCGGGCTCGGTTCGGGGGGCCACGCTCGATGCGGTGGCCAGTAGTATGCCAGAACTGTTCAGCGGTATCTTCTTCGTCGTCGTTGCCGTGATGAGCGTGCCAAGCGATTCCCTCACCGAGATGGCCCAGACCGGCGCAGAGGGATACGGCAGCACGTTGGCGACCTGTGCCGGCAGCGCTGTTTACAACATGATCTTGATCCCTGCGTTTTGCGGGATCGTCATTTCGATCTATCGCAAATCACAGCCGACGGTCGATGTCGAACCGGAAGTCATTTCGCGTGACGGCATGTGGTTCATTGGTTGCGAACTGGTGCTGATTGCCTTCTTGTTCAGCGACCGCATGTACTGGTGGATGGGGCTGGTCTTTATCGGCTTGTACATCGGCTACATCTTTCACCTGTTCGTCGATGCCAAGCGTTATCAACGGGCAATGGATGCGATTCATGCTCACCTGGGTGAAGTCGGCCACGACACGCCAACCGAGCAGATCGTGGCGACGCTGCAAGAAGAGAATATTAAGGCCTCGCACATGCTGGTCGAGAAAATCAAGAACTCGGCCGATGAAGATGACGACGAAACGGACTCGGCCGGGGCCTTCTACGGCATGTTCGACATCCCGCTCAACGGCCTGACGGCAACGCTCGTGCTGTTGATCTGCACCGGCATCGCGGCTATTTCGTGCTATTGGCTGGTAGAAGTCACCAACGAAACGGCCCACGTACTGAACGTGCCGGTCTTCTTCGTGGCGGTGATCCTGGCGGCGGCGGCATCAAGTGTTCCGGACACGTTTCTTTCCATCGGAGCAGCTATGCGAGGAGACGACTCGGGGGCGGTCTCAAACGTCTTTGGCTCGAACA encodes the following:
- a CDS encoding ArsR/SmtB family transcription factor, with the protein product MKKKREYELCAGRLKALADPDRLRLVEQLFSGPLNVSQLSEALEEEIVKISHHLGVLRHADVVRTEKQGRFVIYSLHPDVVAVGRDESMAQARRIDFGCCSVELESK
- a CDS encoding sodium:calcium antiporter, which codes for MSQDVDPNPQEDEGGPDWIAIGVTIAALVLLVAFSPWVLNFQLGFLIIQVVLISIVIWQACDPFADAAQWVGETLRLPGSVRGATLDAVASSMPELFSGIFFVVVAVMSVPSDSLTEMAQTGAEGYGSTLATCAGSAVYNMILIPAFCGIVISIYRKSQPTVDVEPEVISRDGMWFIGCELVLIAFLFSDRMYWWMGLVFIGLYIGYIFHLFVDAKRYQRAMDAIHAHLGEVGHDTPTEQIVATLQEENIKASHMLVEKIKNSADEDDDETDSAGAFYGMFDIPLNGLTATLVLLICTGIAAISCYWLVEVTNETAHVLNVPVFFVAVILAAAASSVPDTFLSIGAAMRGDDSGAVSNVFGSNIFDICICLSIPLLVNSYLIGWQPVLLVQDGKPIEGLVDLRLLLVMLSAITLLVLWHRRQLTRGKSYFLCFLYALFIGYAIAGSFGFSIVGMLGL
- a CDS encoding DUF2254 domain-containing protein; its protein translation is MLSPKKLLNYWDRLQHSLWFVPVLCTLGGVLVAIAMLGIDYSLKRSWEDIFWLETTTNGAQTVLSTIAGGMITVAGVVLSMEMVTLSITSSQFGSRVLRSRLGDRTTQWTIGAFMGTAVYSLVVLKMVRKLGEDNFFIPHLSVMAAIIFALGSLMILLYFIHHVAMIAQAPEIVASLAADLRHSMERIFPDEIGDPPPKQNSHEREVTDQEWKALENGVTIRSNREGYIQGIEGDDLITLAVRHNLIIELPKRPGDFLSRGEPLARVAVGEQVDENALSRAINNAFFIGNNRTPWQDVNCSVHELSQMGVRALSPGINDPYTAVNCIDRLSSALAQLAQRQMPAANRFDHDGHLRLIVDRQTFTSVMHAAFDQMRSYAVSSAAVSQRLMEGYQRIADAVSHGDHAADVLHQARLTMEGALEQPHHPADLKIIQEQYERLTHQLEPLLEKKKESQPDQDPIDEESDEEGEASGEVIG
- a CDS encoding SRPBCC family protein, whose protein sequence is MPRFHVEKSIEIAAPPQTVYEKVVDYATWTIWSPWLCAEPDAHVTVSENSNSQGSLYKWSGEVVGAGELEHFKLDPHRRIEDEIRFFKPFASKSNVVFDVEPSGLGTKLTWQMDGSLPWFMFWMTGMMKGFIGMDYDRGLKMLKEWIETGTINSKTNILGIQKVGPVYMAGLRRTSSLKDIGGTMQGAMGQMMDLYARHNLPSDGPLMAAYHKFDIGKQTCEFTIGKILPSGDIDAPAPLEKWLCPQTDAFCVEHLGDYNHLGNGWSAANQHVRYKKLKQRGCSAFEIYENNPDETPIDQLRTKIYLPLK
- a CDS encoding ATP-binding cassette domain-containing protein, which translates into the protein MIQLKNLSKSWDDGKTFAVKNVSLEVPDGKVLALLGGSGSGKSTTVKMINRLIEPTSGSILVGGEDITHQDPVQLRRRIGYVFQSIGLLPHMNVADNVTLLLKLQGMPAGERAAKANQLLDMVDLPHETFAQRLPSELSGGQRQRVGFARALAAEPKVMLLDEPFGALDPVTRDTLQIEFSRLQRSLGLTAVIVTHDMAEALLLADIIAVMNVGEILRIGTPKELLQNPGDDYVAKLLETPRRHGELVRELSD